In Campylobacter vulpis, a genomic segment contains:
- a CDS encoding polysaccharide pyruvyl transferase family protein yields MLRKLKNKKSVFFKKLRDALELDKIQKNLELIERRQFLHLFTQSMQNATKKDFKANHFVLFDYSHHTHLGYHNLGDFIQTIATKTAIKKNFSKVEFEYSSSESLMFKQGGGIVIMQGYFSLSNNFLPPPSLLCVFIGTHFNPSAMNFIQFFNAHFPHYFKNKDLGCRDNFTLEFCQKMGFNAYLSRCLTLTLDKREKSETQSVIFLVNVDEDLMPFIPQNLRENAEFINQKSIKIEDEPNYTQEHFFEKTQNLLKRYKNEAKLIITTGLHIASPCTAMGIPVILIAQNEEQLNRFSALKGIIPIYTKKDLEQNAVDFSPKVPNIEDLKEAMLENVKLSIDKERGKEIDTQKLKKLREFIATYKTSRFH; encoded by the coding sequence ATGCTAAGAAAATTAAAAAATAAAAAAAGTGTTTTTTTTAAAAAACTTCGTGATGCGCTTGAGCTTGATAAAATTCAAAAAAATTTAGAACTTATAGAAAGAAGGCAATTTTTACACCTTTTTACGCAAAGTATGCAAAATGCTACCAAAAAAGACTTCAAGGCAAATCATTTTGTGCTATTTGACTACTCTCATCATACGCATTTAGGCTATCATAATTTGGGTGATTTTATCCAAACTATCGCCACAAAAACAGCCATTAAAAAGAATTTTTCTAAGGTGGAATTTGAATATTCCAGCAGTGAAAGCCTGATGTTTAAGCAAGGTGGAGGCATAGTTATTATGCAAGGCTATTTCTCTCTTAGTAATAATTTTCTCCCGCCACCTAGCCTTTTATGTGTTTTCATCGGCACACATTTTAACCCTAGTGCGATGAATTTTATACAATTTTTTAACGCACATTTTCCACATTATTTCAAAAATAAAGACTTAGGATGTAGGGATAATTTTACTTTGGAATTTTGTCAAAAAATGGGCTTTAATGCCTATCTTTCAAGATGCTTAACCTTAACTTTAGATAAGAGAGAAAAAAGCGAAACGCAAAGTGTGATTTTTTTAGTCAATGTTGATGAGGATTTAATGCCTTTTATCCCTCAAAATTTACGCGAAAACGCTGAATTTATCAATCAAAAATCCATTAAAATAGAAGATGAGCCAAACTATACTCAAGAGCATTTTTTTGAAAAAACGCAAAATTTACTTAAGCGTTACAAAAACGAAGCCAAACTCATCATCACCACAGGACTTCACATCGCCTCACCTTGCACGGCTATGGGAATTCCTGTAATTTTAATCGCACAAAATGAAGAACAACTTAACCGCTTTTCAGCCCTAAAGGGCATTATCCCCATTTATACTAAAAAAGATTTGGAGCAAAATGCGGTTGATTTTTCTCCTAAAGTGCCAAATATCGAAGATTTAAAAGAGGCTATGCTAGAAAATGTCAAGCTAAGCATTGATAAAGAACGAGGCAAGGAGATAGATACTCAAAAGCTCAAAAAATTACGCGAATTTATAGCAACTTATAAAACAAGTCGTTTTCATTAA
- the fliD gene encoding flagellar filament capping protein FliD produces the protein MALGTLSSLGFASGVLTQETIDKLKKAEEAGRIDPYKKKIEENAAKQKDLTEIKTKLLAFQTAVSSLGDATAFAARKVSSSIKDNPAASLSADAGVALQSMKVNVTQLAEKDVYQSKALATDSGVINANLNGEAKLTFFQNGKEYTVTIDKTTTYRDLADKITTASDGNIVAKIINTGEKPDGYRLSLSSKETGEENAISFYPGSKETTTQNGVSKTEYKENEEAKKIFTNLGWELNTSTSLKPEDVEKNKTGYGIKDQANHLKKAQNAEFTMDGIKMIRPSNTITDLAVGLTLTLNKTGEVNFEVQQDTEAITKAMEDLVNAYNDLVANLNASTDFNTETGTKGTLQGVSEVNSIRSTLISALFDSVPVEGVVKDKNGNDMKTTVMLSMQDFGLKISESGNLSFIKSDFEKKMKEDISFAEGFFAGITKYKDIDHAGQTVETKDKDKIKEEEFGLGDFKIVFNYETYDLSKTKDGKRFKPTGNSVQEKMQSLVDHINSLGIDGLSVKLEEVKQSGVDGFKIKFHSENGSDFAIEGKEDLLKQFGLSATKITAQPIEGKGIFAQLKSTLEGMTGKNGSITKYDDGLTKDTEALNKSKDSTQEMINKRFETMQMQFLQYEVILNRLNTQLNTISNMINAANQNNN, from the coding sequence ATGGCACTAGGAACTTTATCAAGCTTAGGCTTTGCTTCAGGGGTTTTGACCCAAGAGACCATTGACAAATTAAAAAAAGCAGAAGAGGCAGGGAGGATAGATCCTTACAAAAAAAAGATAGAAGAAAACGCTGCCAAACAAAAGGATTTAACTGAAATCAAGACTAAACTTTTAGCCTTTCAAACTGCTGTTTCTTCACTAGGAGACGCCACAGCCTTTGCGGCTAGAAAGGTAAGCTCTAGCATTAAGGACAACCCAGCCGCAAGTTTAAGTGCAGATGCGGGTGTGGCTTTACAAAGTATGAAAGTTAATGTAACTCAACTTGCTGAAAAAGATGTGTATCAAAGCAAAGCCCTTGCAACAGATAGTGGGGTTATCAATGCAAACTTAAACGGGGAAGCCAAACTTACCTTTTTTCAAAATGGTAAAGAATATACCGTAACCATAGATAAAACGACTACTTACAGAGACCTAGCGGATAAAATTACCACTGCAAGTGATGGTAACATCGTCGCTAAAATCATCAACACAGGCGAAAAGCCTGATGGATACCGTTTAAGCCTTTCTAGCAAGGAAACAGGCGAGGAAAATGCAATCAGCTTTTATCCGGGAAGTAAAGAAACAACTACACAAAATGGAGTATCTAAAACAGAATATAAAGAAAACGAGGAAGCTAAGAAAATTTTTACAAATTTAGGTTGGGAGCTTAACACTAGCACTTCTTTAAAACCTGAAGATGTGGAGAAAAATAAAACAGGCTATGGCATCAAAGACCAAGCTAATCACCTCAAAAAAGCACAAAATGCAGAATTTACAATGGACGGCATCAAAATGATACGCCCAAGTAATACCATAACCGACCTAGCCGTGGGCTTAACTCTCACGCTTAATAAAACAGGCGAAGTGAATTTCGAAGTCCAGCAAGATACCGAAGCCATAACAAAGGCTATGGAAGACTTAGTTAATGCCTATAATGACCTCGTAGCAAATCTTAACGCCTCAACAGACTTTAACACAGAAACAGGCACAAAAGGAACCTTACAAGGTGTTAGCGAAGTCAATAGCATACGCTCTACCCTCATCTCCGCTCTTTTTGACTCTGTGCCTGTGGAGGGTGTCGTCAAAGATAAAAATGGCAATGATATGAAAACGACCGTTATGCTTTCTATGCAAGATTTCGGGCTTAAGATAAGTGAGAGTGGGAATTTAAGCTTTATAAAAAGCGATTTTGAGAAAAAGATGAAAGAGGATATCTCCTTTGCGGAGGGCTTTTTCGCTGGGATTACAAAATATAAGGACATCGACCACGCGGGACAAACCGTTGAAACAAAAGACAAAGATAAAATAAAAGAAGAAGAATTTGGACTAGGCGATTTTAAAATCGTCTTTAATTATGAAACCTATGATTTATCCAAAACAAAGGACGGAAAGCGTTTCAAGCCAACAGGTAATAGTGTGCAAGAAAAAATGCAAAGCTTGGTTGATCATATCAACTCCCTTGGCATAGACGGACTAAGCGTTAAGCTTGAAGAAGTGAAACAAAGCGGAGTTGATGGCTTTAAAATCAAATTCCACAGCGAAAATGGCTCTGATTTTGCTATCGAGGGGAAAGAGGATTTACTAAAGCAATTTGGCTTAAGTGCGACTAAAATCACAGCCCAGCCTATCGAGGGAAAAGGAATTTTCGCCCAGCTTAAAAGCACGCTTGAGGGTATGACGGGCAAAAATGGCTCTATCACAAAATATGACGATGGTCTAACTAAAGACACAGAGGCACTTAACAAATCTAAAGACTCCACGCAAGAGATGATTAACAAAAGGTTTGAAACAATGCAAATGCAATTTTTACAATATGAAGTCATCTTAAACAGACTTAACACGCAGCTTAATACCATAAGTAATATGATAAACGCTGCAAATCAAAACAATAATTAA
- a CDS encoding PIN domain-containing protein — MKAYLIDAENVSPHNFFKNYKVKKEEKNIFYIVGNSHLHFNTRCLKILSKTKYEIFTFDHPSKDYADKIILTLLGILATKKKITDIYIISNDKIFENLEYMYEFFGKEIHLIHIQKEEPFFLKHEKDIIKLLEKAKTKSEFHTLLQKTYQKAATNIYRFIKMNRSELLKTLENA, encoded by the coding sequence ATGAAAGCCTATTTAATAGACGCAGAAAATGTCAGTCCGCACAATTTTTTCAAAAATTACAAAGTTAAAAAAGAAGAAAAAAATATTTTTTATATCGTAGGAAATTCGCACTTACACTTCAATACGCGTTGTTTAAAAATTCTTAGCAAAACAAAATATGAAATTTTTACTTTCGACCATCCTAGTAAAGATTATGCGGATAAAATCATACTTACCCTACTTGGAATTTTAGCCACAAAAAAGAAAATTACAGATATTTACATCATCAGCAATGATAAAATTTTTGAAAATCTTGAGTATATGTATGAATTTTTTGGGAAAGAAATTCACCTTATCCATATTCAAAAAGAAGAGCCTTTTTTTCTTAAACACGAAAAAGACATCATAAAACTTCTAGAAAAGGCGAAAACAAAAAGTGAATTTCACACTCTTTTACAAAAAACATATCAAAAAGCCGCCACAAATATTTATCGCTTTATCAAAATGAATCGCTCAGAACTTTTAAAAACCTTAGAAAATGCTTGA
- a CDS encoding YqaA family protein produces the protein MLDFFYSHLSYLGLFIVSFLSSTLLPLASEAFVLAFIKFDFNPTITLFIATLANTLGSLSTYALAYFSKEKILQKYFASSLKKLENYTLNFRKFGSIFAFLSFLPLVGDLFALGLGFAKYPILKTAFFIALGKFSRYFFLVFITF, from the coding sequence ATGCTTGATTTTTTTTATAGTCATCTAAGCTATCTTGGGCTTTTCATCGTCTCTTTTCTCTCCTCTACGCTTTTACCCTTAGCGAGTGAGGCTTTTGTTTTAGCCTTTATCAAATTTGACTTTAACCCTACCATCACTCTTTTTATAGCCACCTTAGCCAACACGCTAGGAAGTCTTAGCACTTATGCTCTAGCCTATTTCAGCAAAGAAAAAATTCTACAAAAATACTTCGCCTCTTCTTTAAAAAAACTAGAAAATTATACGCTCAATTTTCGTAAATTTGGCAGCATCTTTGCATTTTTAAGTTTCTTACCCTTAGTGGGAGACCTTTTTGCTTTAGGACTTGGCTTCGCAAAATATCCTATACTAAAAACTGCTTTTTTTATCGCTTTAGGTAAATTTTCTCGCTATTTTTTCTTAGTTTTCATCACTTTTTAA
- the efp gene encoding elongation factor P, producing MATYAMGDLKKGLKIEIDGVPFKIVEYQHVKPGKGPAFVRVKIKSFIDGKVLEKTIHAGDKCEAPNLEQKTMQYLYDDGENCQFMDTQSYEQVAISDDDVGEAKKWLLDGMMVEVLFHNGKAIGVEVPQVVELKIIETAPNFKGDTQGSNKKPATLETGAVVQIPFHVLEGEVIRVDTTRGEYIEKANK from the coding sequence ATGGCAACTTACGCAATGGGTGATTTAAAAAAAGGACTTAAGATAGAAATTGACGGCGTTCCGTTTAAGATAGTGGAGTATCAGCATGTAAAACCGGGTAAAGGACCTGCTTTTGTCCGCGTGAAAATCAAATCTTTCATAGATGGCAAGGTTTTGGAAAAAACTATCCACGCAGGAGATAAATGCGAAGCTCCAAATTTAGAACAAAAAACGATGCAATATCTTTATGATGATGGCGAAAATTGTCAATTTATGGATACGCAAAGTTATGAGCAAGTGGCAATTAGTGATGATGATGTGGGCGAGGCGAAAAAATGGCTACTTGATGGTATGATGGTCGAGGTGCTTTTTCATAACGGCAAAGCCATAGGCGTGGAAGTGCCTCAAGTAGTTGAGCTTAAAATCATCGAAACTGCCCCAAATTTCAAGGGCGACACGCAAGGCTCAAACAAAAAACCCGCTACACTTGAAACAGGTGCTGTGGTGCAAATCCCTTTTCACGTGCTTGAGGGTGAGGTCATTAGAGTAGATACAACAAGGGGCGAATATATAGAAAAAGCAAATAAATAA
- the uvrA gene encoding excinuclease ABC subunit UvrA yields MIKIIGARENNLKNVNLNIPKNKLIVFTGLSGSGKSTLAFGTLYAEGQRRYIESLSAYARQFLDKVGKPEVDKIEGLTPAIAIDQKTTSKNPRSTVGTITEIYDYLRLLYARVGVQHCHQCGEKISSMSAADIVSEILKLPKGAKIIIYAPLVRDKKGTYTDLLENLRNKGYIRAQIDGVLVRLDEDIELAKTKKHTIKLVIDRIEVQENLLARLASDVEKGLEESFGEIELEVLNAEELGLSKHYHYSEHCACFACKISFTPLEPLSFSFNSPKGACEACDGLGIRYTLDMKKIIDETLSLENGAIKTMYGFNKSYYYKFLIAFCEQNQIPIKIPFSELSEEQKRLILYGNAKQIDFFWKRNRLKRTFEGVVKIAYDMLKDEKDLNDYMSEKICKDCGGHRLKAQNLAVKVANKGLGEILDMSVEDSTAFFSKEANFSYLNAQEKLIAKPILKEINERLFFLYDVGLGYLSLGRDARSISGGEAQRIRIASQIGSGLSGVMYVLDEPSIGLHERDTQKLIKTLRNLQEKGNTLIVVEHDKMTIEEADFIVDIGPRAGKFGGEVVFAGTYKELLKSKSETALYMSGKKQISHSLNRPQNQWLKLKNVNINNIKNLNANFPLQNLVAITGVSGSGKSSLILQTLLPFAQEALNHAKKVKKLGGVEIEGLELLDKVIYLDQSPIGRTPRSNPATYTGAMDEIRNLFAATKEAKMRGYKAGRFSFNVKGGRCEKCGGDGEIKIEMHFLPDVMVICDTCKGKRYNEATLEIKYKGKNISEILNMSILEASEFFTSVPKIKQKLDTLVKVGLDYLTLGQNATTLSGGEAQRIKLAKELSRSDTGKTLYILDEPTTGLHFDDVNKLINVLQHLVELRNSVLVIEHNLDVIKNADYIIDMGPEGGIKGGKIIAEGNVATLAKAHKKSYTGHYLNLELKKRK; encoded by the coding sequence ATGATAAAAATCATCGGTGCAAGAGAAAATAATCTCAAAAATGTCAATCTTAACATACCTAAAAATAAGCTCATCGTTTTCACAGGCTTAAGCGGTAGCGGTAAATCAACTCTCGCCTTTGGCACACTTTATGCCGAGGGGCAACGCCGCTACATCGAAAGCTTAAGTGCTTATGCAAGGCAGTTTTTAGATAAGGTAGGCAAACCAGAGGTCGATAAAATCGAGGGCTTAACCCCAGCCATAGCCATTGACCAAAAAACAACTTCTAAAAATCCACGCTCCACGGTGGGAACGATAACAGAAATTTATGATTATTTACGCTTACTTTATGCAAGGGTTGGCGTGCAGCATTGCCATCAATGTGGAGAAAAAATCTCCTCAATGAGTGCGGCGGATATTGTCAGCGAAATTTTAAAACTTCCAAAGGGTGCTAAAATCATCATTTACGCTCCTTTAGTGCGTGATAAAAAGGGAACTTACACAGATTTGCTAGAAAATTTGCGTAATAAAGGCTATATAAGAGCACAAATTGACGGGGTTTTGGTGCGGCTTGATGAGGACATTGAATTAGCTAAAACAAAAAAGCATACTATAAAACTTGTCATTGACCGCATTGAAGTGCAAGAAAACCTCCTCGCACGCCTTGCAAGTGATGTGGAAAAAGGCTTGGAAGAGAGCTTTGGGGAAATTGAACTTGAGGTTTTAAACGCAGAAGAGCTTGGACTTTCAAAACATTATCATTATAGTGAGCATTGTGCGTGTTTTGCTTGTAAAATTTCCTTCACTCCACTTGAGCCTTTAAGCTTTTCTTTTAACTCCCCAAAGGGTGCTTGTGAGGCTTGTGATGGACTAGGAATCCGCTATACCTTAGATATGAAAAAAATCATCGATGAGACTCTAAGCCTTGAAAATGGGGCAATTAAAACGATGTATGGCTTTAATAAAAGCTATTATTATAAATTTCTCATCGCCTTTTGTGAGCAAAATCAAATCCCTATCAAAATCCCTTTTAGTGAGCTAAGTGAAGAGCAAAAAAGACTAATTTTATACGGCAACGCAAAGCAAATTGACTTTTTTTGGAAAAGAAATCGCCTTAAACGCACTTTTGAGGGCGTGGTAAAAATCGCTTATGATATGCTTAAAGATGAAAAAGATTTAAATGATTATATGAGTGAGAAAATTTGCAAGGATTGCGGTGGGCATAGATTAAAAGCACAAAATTTAGCCGTCAAGGTCGCAAATAAGGGCTTAGGGGAAATTTTAGATATGAGTGTGGAAGATAGCACGGCATTTTTTTCTAAAGAAGCAAATTTTAGCTATTTAAACGCACAGGAAAAACTCATCGCAAAGCCTATTTTAAAGGAGATTAATGAAAGATTATTTTTTCTTTATGATGTGGGACTTGGCTATCTTAGCTTGGGGCGTGATGCAAGGAGCATTAGCGGAGGCGAAGCTCAAAGGATACGCATCGCCTCTCAAATAGGCAGTGGCTTAAGTGGAGTGATGTATGTGCTTGATGAGCCTAGTATAGGGCTGCACGAAAGAGATACGCAAAAACTCATCAAAACGCTAAGGAATTTACAAGAAAAAGGCAATACCCTCATCGTTGTCGAACACGATAAAATGACAATTGAAGAGGCGGATTTCATCGTAGATATAGGTCCTAGAGCGGGGAAGTTCGGCGGGGAGGTCGTTTTTGCTGGGACTTATAAAGAATTGCTAAAAAGCAAAAGTGAAACCGCCCTTTATATGAGTGGAAAAAAGCAAATTTCACATTCTTTAAACCGCCCACAAAATCAATGGCTTAAACTCAAAAATGTCAATATCAATAATATCAAAAATTTAAATGCCAACTTCCCTTTACAAAATTTAGTCGCTATCACAGGCGTTTCTGGCTCTGGTAAAAGCTCTTTAATCCTTCAAACTCTTTTACCTTTCGCACAAGAAGCTCTTAATCACGCCAAAAAGGTTAAAAAGCTTGGAGGCGTTGAGATTGAGGGGCTTGAGCTTTTAGATAAAGTCATTTATCTTGACCAAAGTCCCATAGGTCGCACTCCTCGTTCAAACCCTGCTACTTACACAGGTGCAATGGACGAGATAAGAAATCTTTTCGCCGCCACAAAAGAAGCTAAGATGAGAGGCTATAAAGCGGGGCGTTTTTCTTTTAATGTCAAAGGAGGACGTTGTGAAAAGTGCGGTGGGGACGGAGAAATTAAGATAGAAATGCACTTTTTACCCGATGTAATGGTCATTTGTGATACTTGCAAGGGCAAAAGATATAACGAAGCAACCTTAGAAATAAAATATAAGGGTAAAAATATTAGCGAAATTCTAAATATGAGCATTTTAGAGGCGAGTGAATTTTTTACCTCTGTGCCTAAAATTAAGCAAAAACTAGACACTCTCGTAAAAGTGGGACTTGACTATCTTACCCTTGGACAAAATGCTACGACTTTAAGCGGAGGTGAAGCTCAAAGAATCAAACTCGCCAAAGAACTGAGTCGTAGCGATACAGGTAAAACGCTTTACATACTTGATGAGCCTACCACAGGACTTCATTTTGATGATGTAAATAAGCTAATTAACGTTTTGCAACACTTAGTCGAGCTTAGAAATTCTGTTTTAGTGATAGAGCATAATTTAGACGTGATTAAAAATGCCGACTATATCATCGATATGGGACCTGAAGGTGGGATAAAGGGCGGAAAAATTATAGCAGAAGGCAATGTCGCCACTCTAGCTAAAGCTCACAAAAAAAGCTATACGGGGCATTATCTTAATCTGGAGTTAAAAAAACGAAAATGA
- the fliS gene encoding flagellar export chaperone FliS, whose translation MENNLAYSVYSESQVGIESPQRLVEMLYEGILRFCARAKHAIRNEDIEQRVYFIKRVTAIFIELTNNLDYEKGGEVAFYLAGLYTREIQLLSLANLENSEEKIDEVINVTKGLLEAWREVHSNENQ comes from the coding sequence ATGGAAAATAATCTAGCTTACAGCGTTTATTCAGAGTCGCAAGTGGGGATAGAATCCCCACAAAGATTAGTTGAGATGCTTTATGAGGGAATTTTACGCTTTTGTGCCAGAGCCAAACACGCTATAAGAAATGAAGACATCGAGCAAAGGGTGTATTTCATCAAACGCGTAACGGCGATTTTCATAGAACTGACAAATAATTTAGACTATGAAAAGGGTGGCGAGGTCGCCTTTTACCTAGCGGGACTTTACACAAGGGAAATTCAGCTTTTATCCTTAGCAAATTTAGAAAATAGTGAAGAAAAAATCGATGAAGTCATTAATGTAACTAAAGGACTTTTAGAAGCGTGGAGAGAAGTGCATAGCAATGAAAATCAATGA